A DNA window from Pseudomonas wuhanensis contains the following coding sequences:
- the hutU gene encoding urocanate hydratase: MTDNTQKPTKYRNVEIRAARGNKLTAKSWLTEAPLRMLMNNLDPEVAENPKELVVYGGIGRAARNWECYDKIVESLTSLNDDETLLVQSGKPVGVFKTHSNAPRVLIANSNLVPHWASWEHFNELDAKGLAMYGQMTAGSWIYIGSQGIVQGTYETFVEAGRQHYNDDLKGRWVLTAGLGGMGGAQPLAATLAGACSLNIECQQVSIDFRLNSRYVDEQATDLDDALARIAKYTKEGKAISIALLGNAAEILPELVKRGVRPDMVTDQTSAHDPLNGYLPAGWTWEEYRARAKTEPAAVVKAAKQSMAVHVKAMLEFQKMGIPTFDYGNNIRQMAQEEGVENAFDFPGFVPAYIRPLFCRGIGPFRWAALSGNAEDIYKTDAKVKELIPDDAHLHNWLDMARERISFQGLPARICWVGLGLRAKLGLAFNEMVRSGELSAPIVIGRDHLDSGSVASPNRETESMQDGSDAVSDWPLLNALLNTASGATWVSLHHGGGVGMGFSQHSGMVIVCDGTDEAAERIARVLHNDPATGVMRHADAGYQIAIDCAKEQGLNLPMITGK; this comes from the coding sequence GTGACTGACAATACCCAGAAACCTACTAAATACCGCAATGTCGAAATCCGCGCTGCCCGCGGTAACAAGCTGACCGCCAAGAGCTGGCTGACCGAAGCGCCGCTGCGCATGCTGATGAACAACCTCGACCCGGAAGTCGCCGAGAACCCTAAAGAACTGGTGGTTTACGGCGGTATCGGTCGTGCGGCACGTAACTGGGAATGCTACGACAAGATCGTCGAAAGCCTGACCAGCCTGAACGACGACGAGACCCTGCTGGTGCAATCCGGCAAGCCGGTCGGCGTGTTCAAGACCCACAGCAACGCCCCGCGTGTGCTGATCGCCAACTCCAACCTGGTGCCGCACTGGGCGAGCTGGGAACACTTCAACGAACTGGACGCCAAAGGCCTGGCCATGTACGGCCAGATGACCGCCGGCAGCTGGATCTACATCGGTAGCCAGGGCATCGTCCAGGGCACCTACGAAACCTTCGTCGAAGCCGGTCGCCAACACTATAACGATGACCTGAAAGGTCGTTGGGTCCTGACCGCAGGCCTCGGCGGCATGGGCGGCGCTCAGCCTTTGGCCGCGACCCTGGCCGGCGCTTGCTCGCTGAACATCGAATGCCAGCAGGTCAGCATCGATTTCCGCCTGAACAGCCGCTATGTCGATGAGCAAGCCACCGACCTCGACGACGCTCTGGCCCGCATCGCCAAATACACCAAGGAAGGCAAAGCGATTTCCATCGCCCTGCTCGGCAACGCCGCTGAAATCCTTCCAGAACTGGTCAAACGCGGCGTGCGCCCAGACATGGTCACCGACCAGACCAGCGCCCACGACCCGCTCAACGGTTACCTGCCGGCCGGCTGGACCTGGGAAGAGTACCGCGCTCGCGCCAAGACCGAGCCTGCTGCCGTGGTCAAAGCCGCCAAGCAATCGATGGCCGTGCACGTTAAAGCGATGCTCGAATTCCAGAAGATGGGTATTCCGACCTTCGACTACGGCAACAACATCCGTCAGATGGCGCAAGAAGAAGGCGTGGAAAACGCGTTCGACTTCCCAGGCTTCGTACCGGCTTACATCCGTCCGCTGTTCTGCCGTGGCATCGGCCCGTTCCGTTGGGCCGCGCTGTCGGGTAACGCTGAAGACATCTACAAAACCGACGCCAAAGTAAAAGAACTGATCCCGGACGACGCCCACCTGCACAACTGGCTGGACATGGCCCGCGAGCGCATCAGCTTCCAGGGTCTGCCGGCCCGTATCTGCTGGGTTGGCCTGGGCCTGCGCGCCAAGCTCGGTCTGGCGTTCAACGAAATGGTCCGTAGCGGTGAATTGTCCGCGCCAATCGTGATCGGTCGCGACCACCTGGATTCCGGCTCTGTTGCCAGCCCTAACCGCGAAACCGAATCGATGCAGGACGGTTCCGACGCCGTGTCCGACTGGCCACTGCTCAACGCTCTGCTCAACACCGCGAGCGGCGCGACCTGGGTTTCCCTGCACCACGGCGGCGGCGTCGGCATGGGCTTCTCCCAGCACTCGGGCATGGTGATTGTCTGCGACGGTACTGACGAAGCGGCCGAGCGTATCGCTCGCGTGCTGCACAACGACCCGGCTACCGGTGTCATGCGTCACGCCGATGCGGGTTACCAGATCGCAATCGATTGCGCCAAGGAGCAGGGCCTGAACCTGCCGATGATTACCGGCAAGTAA
- a CDS encoding HutD/Ves family protein yields the protein MSQLKVLRATDYPRMPWKNGGGSTEEITRDGGAGLEGFGWRLSIADIGESGGFSTFAGYERVITVLQGEGMSLRVDGQDTRPLLPLDPFAFSGESHVSCTLLGGPIRDFNLIYAPDRYSARLQWLEGGQRFFSSAGTVLVFSVAEQLEVTVGNNASQLGRHDCLQLDGNVGLLDISLKGQCCVIELIAR from the coding sequence ATGAGCCAGTTGAAAGTTTTACGCGCAACAGATTACCCGCGCATGCCGTGGAAAAACGGCGGTGGCAGCACCGAAGAAATCACCCGTGATGGAGGGGCTGGCCTTGAGGGTTTCGGTTGGCGGCTGTCGATTGCCGACATCGGTGAGTCGGGCGGGTTTTCCACCTTTGCCGGCTATGAGCGGGTGATCACCGTGCTGCAAGGCGAGGGCATGAGCTTGCGCGTCGACGGCCAGGACACGCGGCCGTTGTTACCGCTGGACCCGTTTGCTTTCAGTGGCGAGAGTCATGTGTCCTGCACATTGCTCGGCGGGCCGATTCGCGACTTCAACCTGATTTATGCGCCGGACCGTTACAGTGCGCGGTTGCAGTGGCTGGAGGGCGGGCAGCGGTTTTTCAGCTCGGCCGGCACCGTGTTGGTGTTCAGCGTGGCAGAACAGCTTGAAGTGACGGTGGGTAACAACGCCTCTCAGCTAGGGCGCCATGATTGTCTGCAACTGGACGGTAACGTTGGCCTGCTGGATATCTCTCTCAAGGGGCAGTGCTGTGTGATCGAGCTGATCGCGCGCTGA
- the hutC gene encoding histidine utilization repressor yields the protein MITQQIDSGNWPPHYRVPSESELVSQLGFSRMTINRALREMTADGLLVRMQGVGTFVAEPKSQSALFEVHNIADEIASRGHRHTCKVITLEEEAAGSERALALDMREGQRVFHSLIVHFENDIPVQIEDRFVNALVAPDYLKQDFTLQTPYAYLNQVAPLTEGEHVVEAILAEPSECKLLQIEKGEPCLLIRRRTWSGRQPVTAARLIHPGSRHRLEGRFHK from the coding sequence ATGATCACCCAGCAAATCGACAGTGGAAACTGGCCGCCGCACTACCGCGTTCCGTCGGAAAGCGAGTTGGTCAGCCAGCTGGGTTTCAGCCGCATGACCATCAACCGCGCCCTGCGCGAGATGACCGCCGACGGCTTGCTGGTGCGCATGCAGGGTGTCGGAACGTTCGTCGCCGAGCCGAAAAGTCAGTCTGCTTTGTTTGAAGTGCACAACATCGCCGACGAGATCGCCTCCCGTGGCCATCGTCACACCTGCAAGGTGATCACCCTTGAAGAAGAAGCCGCCGGTTCCGAGCGGGCCCTGGCCCTGGACATGCGCGAAGGCCAGAGGGTTTTTCACTCGTTGATCGTGCATTTCGAGAACGATATTCCAGTGCAAATCGAAGACCGTTTCGTCAACGCGCTGGTGGCGCCGGACTACCTCAAGCAAGACTTCACCCTGCAAACGCCTTACGCCTATCTGAATCAGGTCGCGCCGTTGACCGAAGGCGAGCATGTGGTCGAAGCGATTCTCGCCGAGCCGTCCGAATGCAAGTTGCTGCAGATTGAAAAGGGCGAGCCTTGCCTGCTGATTCGTCGCCGCACCTGGTCCGGCCGTCAGCCCGTGACCGCCGCCCGTTTGATCCACCCCGGTTCCCGTCATCGTCTGGAAGGACGGTTCCATAAATAA
- a CDS encoding formimidoylglutamate deiminase yields the protein MSAFFAERALLPSGWANNVRLEVSADGMLTHIQADSHADDAERLSGPLLPGMPNLHSHAFQRAMAGLAEVAGNPNDSFWTWRDLMYRLVGKISPDQLGVIARQLYIEMLKAGYTSVAEFHYVHHDTNGQPYADSAELALRISQAASSAGIGLTLLPVLYSHSGFGGQTPNDGQRRFINSTENYLKLQSRLQPILAQQPAQSLGLCFHSLRAVTPQQISEVLAASDKQCPVHIHIAEQQKEVDDCLSWSGRRPLQWLYENTEVDQRWCLVHATHANPEEVTLMAKSRAIAGLCLTTEANLGDGIFPAVDFMAQGGRMGIGSDSHVSLSVVEELRWLEYGQRLRDQRRNRLYGADQPMVGRTLYDAALDGGAQALGQPIGALEVGKRADWLVLDGNDPYLATASGDGILNRWLFAGGDRQVRDVLVNGQWVVRDGRHAGEEESNRAFTQVLRDLLG from the coding sequence ATGTCCGCCTTCTTTGCCGAACGCGCGCTGCTGCCTAGTGGATGGGCCAACAATGTACGTCTTGAGGTCAGCGCCGATGGCATGCTGACCCATATCCAGGCCGATTCCCACGCAGATGACGCCGAACGGTTGAGCGGCCCGCTGCTGCCGGGGATGCCGAATTTACACTCACACGCCTTCCAGCGGGCCATGGCCGGACTGGCGGAAGTGGCGGGTAATCCGAACGACAGTTTCTGGACCTGGCGCGATCTGATGTATCGGCTCGTCGGAAAAATCAGCCCGGACCAACTCGGCGTCATCGCCCGTCAGCTGTACATCGAAATGCTCAAGGCCGGCTACACCTCGGTCGCGGAATTTCATTACGTGCACCACGACACCAACGGCCAACCGTATGCAGATTCAGCGGAACTGGCATTGCGCATCAGCCAGGCGGCCAGCAGCGCCGGTATCGGCCTGACCCTGCTGCCGGTGCTCTATAGCCACTCCGGTTTCGGCGGCCAGACCCCGAACGACGGCCAACGCCGTTTTATCAACAGCACCGAAAACTACCTGAAACTTCAGTCGCGCTTGCAGCCGATCCTGGCACAGCAACCGGCCCAATCACTCGGCCTGTGTTTCCACTCGTTGCGTGCGGTAACACCGCAGCAGATCAGTGAAGTGCTGGCGGCCAGCGACAAGCAGTGCCCGGTACACATTCACATTGCCGAACAGCAGAAGGAAGTCGATGACTGCCTGAGCTGGAGTGGTCGCCGTCCGCTGCAATGGCTGTACGAAAACACTGAAGTCGATCAGCGTTGGTGCCTGGTGCACGCGACCCACGCCAACCCGGAAGAAGTTACGCTCATGGCCAAGAGCCGCGCTATCGCTGGCCTGTGCCTGACCACCGAAGCCAACCTCGGCGACGGGATTTTCCCGGCGGTGGATTTCATGGCACAGGGCGGGCGCATGGGCATCGGTTCCGACAGCCATGTGTCGTTAAGCGTGGTGGAAGAATTACGCTGGCTGGAATACGGCCAGCGTCTGCGCGATCAGCGGCGTAATCGTTTGTATGGCGCGGATCAGCCGATGGTCGGCCGCACATTGTACGACGCCGCGCTGGATGGCGGCGCCCAGGCGCTGGGGCAACCGATTGGCGCCCTGGAGGTCGGCAAGCGTGCGGATTGGTTGGTGCTCGATGGCAACGATCCGTATCTGGCGACGGCCAGTGGCGACGGGATTCTCAATCGTTGGTTGTTTGCCGGTGGTGATCGCCAGGTGCGGGATGTGCTGGTCAACGGCCAGTGGGTCGTGCGTGATGGGCGGCATGCCGGGGAAGAAGAGAGTAATCGGGCGTTTACCCAGGTTTTGCGCGATCTCTTGGGCTGA
- a CDS encoding lipocalin family protein, giving the protein MKRLLIVLFAGLVLAGCATSGVDPLAPKTVNSVNLKRYQGTWYELARLPVYFQRNCAQSEAHYSLKPEGDMAVLNRCLTSDWQWEEAKGTAYPQVPGKADKLWVEFDTWFSRLIPGLAKGEYWVLYVSDDYKTAIVGDPSRRHLWLLSRTPTVNGVVREELLSKARQQGYDTTRLIWRASDSKMAKTSN; this is encoded by the coding sequence ATGAAGCGGTTACTGATCGTTCTTTTTGCCGGCCTGGTATTGGCCGGCTGCGCCACTTCTGGCGTAGATCCGTTGGCACCCAAGACCGTCAACTCGGTCAACCTCAAGCGCTACCAGGGAACCTGGTACGAACTGGCGCGTCTGCCGGTGTATTTCCAGCGCAACTGCGCGCAATCCGAAGCCCATTACAGCCTCAAGCCTGAAGGTGACATGGCGGTGCTGAACCGCTGCCTGACGTCGGACTGGCAATGGGAAGAGGCCAAAGGCACGGCTTATCCACAGGTACCTGGCAAGGCCGACAAGCTGTGGGTCGAGTTCGATACCTGGTTCTCGCGACTGATACCCGGTTTGGCGAAGGGAGAGTACTGGGTGTTGTACGTCAGCGATGATTACAAGACCGCGATTGTCGGCGACCCGAGCCGCCGTCACCTCTGGCTGCTGTCACGCACCCCGACGGTCAATGGTGTCGTGCGCGAAGAACTGCTGAGCAAGGCGCGTCAGCAGGGCTATGACACGACGCGGCTGATCTGGCGCGCATCGGATAGCAAGATGGCCAAGACTTCGAACTAG
- a CDS encoding methyl-accepting chemotaxis protein, producing the protein MFNSDQQASRTSSVAAAINELGAAAQEIAQNAALASQHSSDARALAEDGQQVVDKTIAAMQQLSAKISDSCGNIETLNSNTVNIGQILEVITSISQQTNLLALNAAIEAARAGEAGRGFAVVADEVRNLAHRTQDSAQQVQKMIEELQVGAREAVSTMTDSQRQSESSVGIANQAGERLGSVTQRIGEIDGMNQSVATATEEQTAVVESINVDITEINTLNQEGVENLQSTLRACADLEQQAARLKQLVGSFRI; encoded by the coding sequence ATGTTCAACTCCGATCAACAGGCCTCTCGCACCAGCAGCGTGGCTGCAGCAATCAACGAATTGGGCGCCGCCGCCCAGGAAATCGCCCAGAACGCCGCCCTCGCCTCGCAACATTCGAGCGACGCCCGTGCCTTGGCCGAAGACGGTCAGCAAGTGGTGGATAAAACCATCGCAGCCATGCAGCAGCTGTCGGCGAAGATCAGCGACTCCTGCGGCAACATCGAAACCCTGAACAGCAACACGGTAAACATCGGTCAGATTCTGGAAGTGATCACCAGCATCTCGCAGCAAACCAACCTGCTGGCGCTCAACGCAGCCATCGAAGCGGCCCGTGCCGGTGAAGCCGGCCGTGGTTTTGCCGTGGTCGCGGATGAGGTGCGCAACCTCGCCCACCGCACTCAGGATTCGGCGCAGCAAGTGCAGAAGATGATCGAAGAACTGCAAGTCGGCGCTCGGGAAGCGGTCAGCACCATGACCGACAGCCAGCGCCAGAGCGAAAGCAGCGTGGGCATCGCCAACCAGGCCGGCGAACGCCTGGGCAGCGTGACGCAGCGTATCGGTGAGATCGACGGGATGAACCAGTCCGTGGCGACCGCGACCGAGGAGCAAACCGCGGTGGTGGAGTCGATCAACGTCGACATCACCGAGATCAACACGCTGAACCAGGAAGGTGTGGAGAACTTGCAGTCGACCTTGCGTGCGTGTGCTGATCTTGAGCAGCAGGCGGCGCGGTTGAAGCAGTTGGTGGGTAGTTTCCGGATCTAG
- a CDS encoding type II toxin-antitoxin system Phd/YefM family antitoxin codes for MKLSSQIKPISYLKSHTAEIVKTITESREPLVITQNGEAKLVVMDVKSFEEQEDTMALLKLLAMGNREIEEGKFRDAEDVFAELDKADHQ; via the coding sequence ATGAAGCTTTCATCTCAAATCAAGCCGATCAGTTACCTGAAAAGCCACACTGCGGAAATCGTTAAAACGATCACCGAGAGCCGTGAACCCTTGGTGATCACCCAAAATGGTGAAGCGAAGCTTGTGGTCATGGATGTGAAAAGCTTTGAAGAGCAAGAAGACACAATGGCTCTTTTGAAGCTCTTGGCAATGGGCAATCGGGAGATTGAAGAGGGCAAATTTCGGGATGCCGAAGACGTCTTCGCAGAATTGGACAAGGCCGACCATCAATGA
- a CDS encoding type II toxin-antitoxin system RelE/ParE family toxin, translating to MSLKVVILQSAETDLKEIRTYLTKQFSTQTWQNTYANLKAAIRHLGSQPYAGSVPEEIEKLNLSQYRQIVLGMNRIIYEVREQTVYVHIIADTRKNLPTLLMKRLLQGNP from the coding sequence ATGAGTTTAAAGGTCGTCATTCTTCAGTCCGCCGAAACAGACCTCAAAGAAATTCGTACCTATCTCACCAAACAATTTTCTACACAGACATGGCAAAACACTTACGCCAATCTGAAGGCAGCCATCCGTCATTTGGGAAGCCAGCCCTATGCCGGGTCAGTCCCGGAAGAGATCGAGAAGCTCAATCTCAGCCAATATCGACAAATTGTCTTAGGAATGAACCGGATCATTTATGAAGTGCGGGAGCAAACGGTCTACGTCCACATCATTGCCGATACACGGAAAAACCTGCCGACATTGCTCATGAAGCGACTGTTACAAGGGAATCCGTGA
- a CDS encoding DUF924 family protein, translating to MTAPWQPLLEWWFGTLESPHDIAADKGKLWFGKRDSQDLEAQTRFGGWVEQALAGGLTDWAQRPEGWLALVLLLDQLPRMIFRDTPKSFSGDLRAQALVAQGIAADFDRQLRPIQRVFIYLVFEHCENLAVQNEAVSRFLDLVEQQPVADRAVFADNLDYAERHQKIIARFGRFPHRNAVLGRESTAEELEFLNGPGSRF from the coding sequence ATGACCGCGCCCTGGCAGCCGTTGCTCGAATGGTGGTTCGGAACCCTCGAATCCCCCCACGATATAGCGGCTGACAAGGGCAAGTTATGGTTTGGCAAACGCGACAGCCAGGACCTCGAAGCGCAGACGCGTTTCGGGGGCTGGGTCGAGCAGGCACTGGCCGGCGGATTGACTGACTGGGCGCAACGCCCCGAAGGTTGGCTGGCCCTGGTGCTGTTGCTCGATCAACTCCCGCGAATGATCTTTCGCGACACTCCCAAATCCTTTTCCGGCGATCTCAGGGCTCAGGCACTGGTAGCGCAAGGCATTGCTGCGGATTTCGATCGGCAACTGCGGCCGATCCAGCGGGTGTTTATCTACCTGGTGTTCGAGCACTGCGAAAATCTGGCCGTGCAGAACGAAGCGGTTTCGCGGTTTCTTGATCTGGTTGAACAGCAACCGGTGGCGGATCGGGCGGTGTTTGCCGACAACCTGGATTATGCCGAGCGGCATCAGAAGATCATTGCGCGATTTGGACGGTTTCCCCATCGCAATGCGGTGTTGGGGCGCGAATCTACGGCTGAGGAGCTGGAGTTTTTGAATGGGCCGGGATCGCGGTTCTGA
- a CDS encoding class 1 fructose-bisphosphatase: MSRVTLSRYLIEQTRSNNTPADLRFLIEVVARACKEISHAVSKGALGGVLGSMGTENVQGEVQKKLDVMSNDILLEANEWGGHLAGMASEEMDNAYQIPGKYPKGAYLLVFDPLDGSSNIDINAPVGTIFSVLRCPNEYLTQNEPLNEKAFLQPGTQQVAAGYAIYGPQTMLVLTLGNGVKGFTLDREMGSFVLTHEDITIPESTQEFAINASNKRHWEAPVQRYVDELLAGDEGPLKKNYNMRWVAAMVADVHRILTRGGLFMYPRDSREPSKPGKLRLMYEANPMSFLVEQAGGASTDGHQRILDIQPEGLHQRVAVFLGSKEEVARVTAYHKE, translated from the coding sequence ATGTCCCGCGTTACCTTGAGTCGCTATTTGATTGAGCAGACCCGCAGCAACAACACTCCTGCCGATCTGCGTTTCCTGATCGAAGTGGTGGCGCGTGCTTGCAAGGAAATCAGCCACGCCGTCTCCAAAGGCGCCCTGGGTGGCGTTCTGGGCAGCATGGGCACTGAAAACGTCCAGGGTGAAGTGCAGAAGAAGCTTGATGTGATGTCCAACGACATCCTGCTCGAAGCCAACGAATGGGGCGGTCACCTGGCCGGCATGGCATCCGAAGAAATGGACAATGCCTATCAGATCCCGGGCAAATACCCGAAAGGCGCGTACCTGCTGGTATTCGACCCACTGGACGGTTCGTCGAACATCGACATCAACGCGCCGGTCGGTACGATCTTCTCCGTACTGCGTTGCCCGAACGAATACCTGACCCAGAACGAGCCTTTGAACGAAAAGGCCTTCCTGCAGCCAGGCACTCAGCAGGTTGCCGCCGGTTATGCGATTTACGGCCCACAGACCATGCTGGTGCTGACCTTGGGCAATGGCGTCAAAGGCTTCACCCTCGACCGTGAAATGGGCAGCTTTGTGCTGACCCATGAAGACATCACGATCCCTGAATCCACGCAGGAATTCGCGATCAACGCGTCCAACAAGCGTCACTGGGAAGCGCCGGTACAACGTTACGTCGACGAATTGCTGGCTGGCGATGAAGGCCCGCTGAAGAAGAACTACAACATGCGCTGGGTCGCCGCGATGGTCGCCGACGTGCACCGTATCCTGACCCGTGGCGGTCTGTTCATGTACCCACGCGACAGCCGCGAGCCGTCGAAGCCGGGCAAGCTGCGCCTGATGTACGAAGCCAACCCGATGTCGTTCCTGGTGGAACAAGCGGGTGGCGCATCCACTGACGGCCACCAGCGCATCCTCGACATCCAGCCGGAAGGCCTGCACCAGCGTGTTGCGGTGTTCCTCGGCTCTAAAGAAGAAGTCGCCCGCGTCACGGCTTACCACAAGGAATAA
- a CDS encoding DUF3999 domain-containing protein yields the protein MSQKLNLGWWGAVVLGVTLSAGAQEKPADFAAQVPLSVSGEGPWYRLELPLGVQLKARQTDLSDLRVFNAAGEPQAYALAREPAQTRENRTLNDVKWFPLYNSADATERAPSVRVQSNTNGTLIEVQPSSQLEAGEEELRGWLLDASRIKAPLQQLILDWTSDRDGFQRFSIEASDDLQHWQSWGEGQVARLTFADERVEQHEVGLPGQSARYLRLLWSSPQSAPVLTSAQLESTNPRTLPLPLVWSQPLAGTSVKAGEYTWQLPMGLNVQRLQIELNQPNSLAPVTLSGRRETSLPWQTLTSGLLYRLTQNGQDVVQNELQLPGQTVQQLKLTVDERGGGLGAEAPTIRFAVRSTQLVFLARGAGPFTLALGSATVKAASLPLSTLIPDYSAAKLAALGKATVEGGVVVTPAATVPTGADTNWKKFGLWAVLLLSVLFLGAMAFSLLRKPPVKS from the coding sequence TTGAGTCAGAAGCTGAACCTGGGCTGGTGGGGGGCTGTGGTGTTGGGTGTGACACTGTCGGCCGGCGCGCAGGAAAAACCGGCGGACTTTGCCGCGCAGGTGCCGTTATCGGTGAGTGGCGAGGGGCCGTGGTATCGCCTGGAATTACCCTTGGGCGTGCAACTGAAAGCGCGGCAAACCGATCTCAGCGATCTACGCGTGTTCAACGCCGCCGGTGAGCCTCAGGCGTATGCCCTGGCCCGGGAACCCGCGCAGACCCGCGAAAACCGCACGCTGAACGACGTAAAGTGGTTCCCGTTGTACAACTCGGCGGATGCCACCGAACGCGCGCCGAGTGTGCGCGTGCAATCGAACACCAACGGCACGTTGATCGAAGTGCAGCCGTCCAGCCAGTTGGAGGCAGGTGAAGAAGAGCTGCGCGGCTGGTTGCTCGATGCCAGTCGAATCAAGGCGCCGTTACAGCAATTGATCCTTGATTGGACCAGTGATCGCGATGGTTTCCAGCGTTTCAGCATTGAAGCCAGCGACGATTTGCAGCATTGGCAGTCGTGGGGTGAAGGGCAGGTGGCGCGTCTGACGTTTGCCGACGAACGGGTCGAGCAACATGAAGTCGGCTTGCCGGGGCAATCGGCGCGCTACTTGCGCTTGCTGTGGAGTTCACCGCAGTCGGCACCCGTGCTGACTTCGGCGCAACTGGAAAGCACCAATCCTCGCACCTTGCCGCTGCCGTTGGTCTGGTCGCAACCGTTGGCTGGCACCAGCGTGAAGGCCGGTGAGTACACCTGGCAATTGCCGATGGGGTTGAACGTCCAGCGCTTGCAGATCGAGCTGAATCAACCCAACAGCCTGGCACCGGTGACATTGTCGGGTCGCCGGGAAACCAGCCTGCCGTGGCAAACGCTGACCAGCGGTTTGCTCTATCGATTGACCCAGAATGGCCAGGACGTGGTGCAGAACGAATTGCAGCTGCCAGGCCAGACCGTGCAGCAATTGAAGCTGACGGTGGATGAGCGCGGCGGTGGCCTGGGCGCCGAAGCACCGACCATCCGATTTGCCGTGCGCTCCACGCAACTGGTGTTCCTGGCGCGCGGGGCCGGGCCTTTTACGCTGGCGCTGGGGAGTGCGACGGTGAAGGCGGCGAGCTTGCCGTTGTCGACGCTGATACCGGATTACAGCGCTGCGAAGCTGGCGGCGTTGGGCAAGGCGACGGTGGAGGGTGGGGTCGTGGTGACTCCGGCGGCGACCGTGCCAACGGGGGCGGACACGAACTGGAAGAAATTCGGGTTGTGGGCGGTGCTGTTGCTCAGTGTGCTGTTTTTGGGCGCCATGGCGTTCAGCTTGCTGCGCAAACCACCCGTCAAATCCTAG